CAAGTGCGTGGCCACCACGGTGCCCGCATCGACGACCGTATAGCCCATCGATTGGGCCTGGTCGCGCAGGCTGGCGTCGATCCAGGTGGCAGGCAAGCCGAACGCGGGGTCGCTCGTGGCCAGGCCCGGCAAGGTGCCGCTGGCCATGCCGGGATTGATCGCCAGGAACTGGCCGTTGAACGCTTCGCCCACGCCCACTTCCACGCCCTTGAGGGTGATGCGGTAGGCGGACGGCTTCAATTCCAGGTTGTCGCGGATATGCACGGGCGGCGCCAGAAAGCCCACTTCCTGGGCAAATTTCTTGCGGATGCCTTTGATGCGCTTGAGCAATTCGCCGCCCTGCGTCTTGTCGACCAGGGGGATCAAACGGTAGCCCACTTCCAGGCCCAGGGTGTCGACGGGCATGATGTCTTGCCAGCTGGCTTCTTCCTGCTCGGGCGCCACCGTGGCTGGCGGCGCTTCGGCCGGCTTTTCGGCCGCCGCTTTTTCCTGCGTGCGTTTCTTGCTGATCAAATAGGCGGAGCCGGCCAGCAATGACGCCAGCAGGATGAAGACCATGTTCGGCATGCCGGGGATCAGGCCCATGCCGCCGATGATGCCGGCAGTAATGTACAGCACTTGCGGTTTCGCAAACAATTGCCCCACCAGCTGGGTGCCGATGTCCTGTTCGCTGGCCACGCGCGAGACGACGATACCGGCCGCCGTGGAAATGATCAGCGAAGGAATCTGCGCCACCAGGCCGTCACCGATGGCCAGCAGGGTGTAGTTCTTGAGTGCATCGGCAAAGCCCATGTCATGCTGCAGCAAGCCCACCAGCAGGCCGCCGACGATATTGATGACGGTCACCATGATGCCGGCGATGGCGTCGCCGCGCACGTATTTGCTGGCGCCGTCCATGGCGCCGTAGAATTCCGCTTCCTGCGCCACTTCCGTGCGGCGGCGGCGCGCTTCGTCTTCGCCGATCAGGCCGGCGTTCAGGTCGGCATCGATGGCCATCTGCTTACCCGGCATGGCGTCCAGCGCGAAGCGGGCACCCACCTCGGCGATACGGCCCGCACCCTTGGTCACGACGGTAAAGTTGATGATCGTCAAAATAATGAAGACCACAATACCGACCGTGTAGTTGCCGCCAATCAAGAAGTGACCGAACGCTTCGATCACTTTACCGGCCGCGTCAGCGCCCGTATGGCCTTCCGTCAGCACGACGCGCGTGGACGCCACGTTCAGCGACAGGCGCAGCATGGTCGACACGAGCAGGATGGTCGGGAACGCCATGAAGTCGAGCGGCTTGACCGTGTACAGCGCCGTCAGCAGCACGATGATGGACAGCGCGATATTAAAGCTGAAGAAAATGTCGAGGATGAAGGCAGGCAGCGGCAACACCATCATCGCCAGCAGCATGATGATGATGATCGGTGCGGCGACACCCTTGCTGGCGCTGCCTTTCAATCCGCTGAGCCAGGCTGGCATGGTCAGGCCGTTCATGGTGTGCTTCCTTTATTCTTGTCTGCCGCGTCTGCTGCGGGTTTGGTCTGCGATGCGGGGTCGAGCGGGTCGAGCTCGGGCGGCACGTCGAGTTTTTTCGGCTTGTCGGGGCGCTCGCCATGGCCGCTGCCGTAGCTGCGCAGCTGGAACACGTAGGCCAGTACTTCGGCCACGGCGCCGTACAGCGCCTCGGGAATCTCGTCGCCGATGTCCGTGTGCTTGTACAGCGCGCGCGCCAGGGCGGGCGCTTCCAGGATGGCGACCTTGTGTTCGCCCGCCAGTTCGCGGATCTTCGCCGCCACTTCGTCGATGCCCTTGGCCACCACCTGCGGCGCGCCGCGCGAATTCTCGCCATACTTCAAGGCCACCGCGTAGTGGGTAGGATTGGTCACCACCACGTCGGCCGTCGGCACGTCGGCCATCATGCGGCGGCGCGACATTTCATGCTGCATCTGGCGTATCTTCGCCTTGATCTGCGGATTGCCGTCCGACTCCTTCGCCTCTTGCTTGACTTCCTGCAAGGACATTTTCATCTTGTTGGCGTAATGCCACATCTGGTACGGACCATCGATGGCGGCGATCAGGCCCAGCGCGCCGACGATCAGCAGGAAGGCCGTGATCAGCAGGCTGATCAGATGGGCCGAACCGGCGCGCAGGGATTCCACCGACAGGCCCAGCACGGCATCCTTTTGATGCTGCATCACCATCCAGGCGACGACGCCGACGACGAGGGTCTTGGCGATGGCCTTGAGCAGCTCCACCAGCGCATTCTTCGAAAACATATTGCCCAGGCCGCGAATCGGGTTGAGCTTGCCAAAATTGGGGGTGAACGCCTTGGAACTGAACAGCCAGCCGCCCACCAGCACGGGCGACGCGAGGGCGACGAGCATGATGGCCGCGGCGTACGGCAGGCAGGTCAGCAGAACGGAACCCACGTCGTAGCCGATGCGCAACATCATCGCGTCGGGATTGAGGATTTGCTCCCGGTCCAGGGTCAGCCCGGAAACCATGACAGCCGTCAGCCGCCGCACGATGGCGTCGCCGGCAAACCACAGACAGCAGCCGGACGCCATCAGCACCGTAAACGTGGCCACTTCACGCGATCGCGGAACGTCGCCTTCCTCACGCGCCTGCTCGAGGCGCTTCGGTGACGCGGCTTCGGTCTTTTCTGCGTCGCTGTCTTCCGACATCAATCAACTCCGGTGAAGTCCTGCAGCCTGGCTAGGCGCAATACGGACTGGGCATGACGCATTATCGGTTCAAGCGGGCGCGCGCCATCGGCGGAACAGGGGGGCAAATCCCCTGTATTTCCTTTACTCTCCGGTAACCTTAGCGGGACTTGCGCGCCTCGGCCTGTTTCACCGTCTGCTCGATGGCGCCAAACAGCGACTTGCCGTCATCGCCCAGCATTTCCAAACGAACAACATCACCAAACAGCAAGTACGGCGTGCTGGCGACACCATCGGCGATCATCTCCTGATTACGTCGCTCAACGATGCTGGAAAATCCCTTCTTGATCTCCTTGTTGGCGACGCCGCCCGCGCTGACCACACTGCCGGCGCGCGCGTTGCGCGTCTGGCACAGATGGGCGAGCAATTGCGGGTAATTGAACGCCATGTCGGCGCCCGCGTGGGGCTGGCCTGTCAACTTGCCGTTCAGGCTGCAACGCAAGGCGTAATGCACCTTGCCGCCGCGCCAGGCGTCGCCCAGTTCGTCCGGCGTGACGGCGACGGGCGAGCACGCCATGGCCGGCTTCGCCTGCAGGAAGCCGTAGCCGCTCGCCTGTTCGTCGGGCGCCAGGTTGCGCAAGGTGATGTCGTTGACCAGCATCAACAGCTTGATGTTCAGGTGCGCCTGGTCCGGCGTCGAGCCCATGGCCACGTCGTCCGTGATGGCGGCGATGCCCGCTTCATAATCGATGCCCCACTGCTCGTGCGCCAGGATGATGTCGTCGTGGGCGCCGAGGAAATCGTCGCTGGCGCCCTGGTACAGTCGCGGCGCCTCGCGCAGATTCGCGGGCACTTCAGTTCCCGCCGCCTTGCAGGCCCGCTCGATCTGCTGCAGATAAGAAGCGCCGGCCACGCGCAAACTGCTGCGCGGCAAAGGCGCTATGCAGTTGGCGGGATCGAACTCGAAGGCGCGATGGCCGCGGCCGCTATTGATGGTCTGGTACAACAAGTCCAGCTGGGGCGCGATGAAACTCCAGTCGTCGAGCGCCTTTTGCAGGGTCGAGGCGATGCCGTCGGCCAGATGGGCCGTTTTCAGGTCGCGCGAAACGACAGCCAGCTGGCCATCGCGCGTGCCATCGTTCAGGGTTGCTAATTTCATGTAGGGAAAACTTCGTCAAATGCAGGCAATTGAAGGCTAAAGACGCCAAAAAGCCGGGACATTCCCGGCTTTGACGGTCAGAAGAGTTTTACGCGAGGAGAGCGATCTGCTCGGGCGTCAGGTAGCACCACTCGCCTTCCGCGATGCCCAGCGATTCCAGGGTCAGGCTGCCGATGGCGGAACGGTGCAGCGCGCTGCAATGGTTGCCGGCGGCGGCCAGCATGCGCTTGACCTGGTGGTATTTGCCTTGCTCGAGCACGATTTCCAGCTGGTGCTCGCCGCGCTTGACGCAGACGAGGGCCGCCAGCGGGGCCGGTTCGTCGTGCAATTGCACGCCAGCCAGCAGCAGAGCCACCAGCTCATCGGTCACGGGCTCTTGCGTCGTGGCCTGGTAAATTTTCGGAACGTGACGCTTCGGCGACGATTGTGCATGGATAAAGGGTCCATCGTCGGACATCAGCAGCATGCCCGTCGTATCGTGGTCGAGCCGGCCGACGGGCTGGACTTCGCGCCAGGTAAACTGTTCCGGCAGCAGGGTCAGCACGCCGGGATGATGGCTGGGTTTGCGCGAGCATTCGAAGTTGGCGGGCTTGTTCAGCGCCAAGTACAGGTGGGCGCGGTACACCCACTCTTCTTCGAACACGTGCAGCACCAGGCCGTCGGTCTCGACGGTGGTGCGGTAACTGGTCTGGGTGACGCCATCGATGACGACATCGCCATCTTCGATAAGGGAACGGCAATATTTACGGGTGCCAAAACCCTGCGATTGCAGGATGCGGTCTAGGGATAATTTACTCATGGGCGTGACTTTACCAGAAGCGGCTGGCAGCGTGAAGCGGCCCTGTACCAGGCCGCCGAGGTCGCACCAGCCTTGCGCAGGCACAGATGAGCTGAAGTGCAAGGTGAGATTTCGATATAAATGGTCAATTCCTTTGAGAAATATCAAGCGCTTGGAATATCGCATTGATAGACTGAAACTTCGTTAGGAATCCGCCTAACGAGCTTTAGGAATAATAACCAGGCAACGACTCACAAGGACATAGTATGAAGCATACCGATACCATCGCCTTAGAAGGCAGCATCGCCGACATGCGCCAGCGCATCGCTACGGAACAGGCGGCCATGCACAAGGTCAGACTCGGCGTGGCGCGCTGGAGCAACACCCCTGCGCAGCAGGACGGGAACGCAACGCCGTCGCCAGCAAGCCAGACGCACTGGCATGCCGAGGCCCAATGCCATTTCATGTGCTGGCTGGAGCTGGGCGGTTTTGCGCAAACGAATGCGGAAACCGAGAACGTGCCGACGCCCGCCATGGCGGCGGACACGCCGCCTGACATCAGTTCCGGCGCCAACGCCATCGCGACGCCGGCCCGGCAGGCAAGTAGCGTGCCCGCGCACTGCAACGGCTGCGCCGTCTGAAACCGGCCCATTCAACCAGCCATGCCCTGCCCTCGCATGCCTGCCTTGCCAGCACGCCCAGACACCACATCCGGCAACACCGGTCCATCCGGCACGAACGAGGAACAAAAGGAAACGGCGGCATTGCGCCGCCGTTCCCAAGCCCCATCGGGACTTTAGTGAGGAATGTAAATTCACTCAAAACCACATCTGCGATGCGGCGAGTAGTTCCAAGACTTGCCAATCAAGTTAGTACTGACAACATAGTTGATATATCGCCCCTCCTTGAAAAGAACTACGCTTTCACTATAGCCCAAGCAGCCCCATTTTCAAGCCAATTTACCACCTTATTGAAAATCATTCTCGACTGGCTTGCCTGCCAGCCAAGTGTGATGTCCTCAGCGCAACGCCGGTTGTGACTGCTGCACGGCCGCCTTCATGGCGCCCGCGCCCATGGCGGCGCCAAACTTTTTGAGCACGCGCTCCGGCAAGCCTTCATGTTGCGTGTAGTCGACGATGTCTTCCGCCTTGACGACGTCGCGCGCCACGCTGTCGACCGTGCCGAAATCGTCGGCCAGGCCCATTTCCACGGCTTTCGCCCCCGTCCAGTACAGGCCCGAGAAGGTATCGGCCGTTTCCTTCAGGCGCTTGCCCCGTCCCGCCCGCACCACCTCGATGAATTGCTGGTGGATTTCATTGAGCATGCCTTGCGCATACGCCTTGTGCTTTTCCGTCAGGGGGCTGAACGGGTCCATGAAGCCCTTGTTCTCGCCCGCCGTCAGCAGGCGGCGCTCGACGCCCACCTTTTCCATCACGCCCGTAAAGCCGAAGCCATCCATCAGCACGCCGATCGAGCCGACCACGCTGGCCTTGTTGACGTAGATGCGGTCGGCGGCGGCCGCGATGTAATAGCCGCCCGAGGCACACATTTCATCGACCACCACATACAAGGGCTTGTCCGGATAGCCCTTGCGCAAGCGCTGCATCTCGTCGACGATCATGCCGGCCTGCACGGGACTGCCGCCCGGACTATTAATATGCAGCACCACGGCCACCGAGCCGCTATCGGAAAACGCCTTGTCCAGCGCGGGAATGACGACGGCGGCCGAACCGCTGCCTTCGGACTCGATGGCGCCGCTGATGTCGATCAGGGCCGTGTGGCGGCCCAGGGTTTCGCTGTCGTCGGCCGTGTTGTAGTCATAAAACACCCACAGCGCGAACAGCACGATCAGCAGCCCGAAGACCTTGAAAAAGATGCTCCAGCGGCGGTGCGCGCGCTGCTCTTGCAACGTGGCAAATACCAGCTTTTCCAGCACGTCGCGCTCCCAGTTGCCCGCAGGGGCGCCGTGGCCGGCGGCTGGCGCGCTGCTGTCCAGCTTGTCATTCGTGTTTTCGCTCATGGTTCACTTTGTTTAAATTGCAATAATGCCTGCACGGGGCTTCAGGCCGGCAGCGGCTGGACATACTCGTCGGGCTGCCAGTACAGCTGCCCGTCGCGCTCGGTCACGTGTATCGGACGCAAGCGGCCGCCCTTGCACGGGCCGCCAGCACACAAGCCGCTCTCCGGCACATAGATGGCGCCATGCGTCGAACACATCAGGTACAAGCCGCTGGACTCGAAAAACTCGCCTTCGGCCCAGTCCAGTTCGATCGGTACGTGGGCACAGCGGTTCAGGTAGCCATACGCCTTGCCGCCGTGGCGCACGACAAAGCCCGTGGTCGTTTCGCCGCCGGCCGCGACGGGAAAGCGCACGCCCTTGCCGCCATCGGCCACGGCGCCTGCCGCACAAATCAACACTTCCGTCACATCAGTCATCATGCGTGCTCGCTCAGCCATTGGTGCAGGTCGGCCACCGTGGCGGCCGAATACAGGGGGTGGCAAGCTTGCAACTGCGCCACCGGATGCGCACCATACTCTACGGCAATACCGGCCGCACCCGCATTGCTTGCCATCAACAAATCATGGCTGGTGTCGCCGATCATCACGGTACGGCGCATATCCTGCCCCAGTTCGCGCGTCAGTTCCTGCAGCATGGCCGGATGGGGCTTGGAAAACGTTTCATCGGCGCAGCGCGTCGCATCGAACAGCGACAGCAGCTTGACGGCATTCAAGGAGCGGTTCAGGCCGACACGGCTCTTGCCCGTGGCGACGGCGAGAAAGTACGCTTGCTGCGAGAGTTCCAGCAGCATCTCGTGTACGCCGGGAAACAGGGTCAGCTCATGGTCGCGCGACAGATAGTGATAGCGGTAGCGCTCGGCCATGCGCGCATGGTATTTCGGCTCCACGTCGGGCATCACCAGCTGCATCGCTTCCTGCAAACCCAGGCCGATCACATGCGAGGCCAGCAACTCGGTGGGAATGGGCAAGCCCAGGTCTTTGGCCGATGCCTGGATGCACTTGACGATGGTCGAGGTACTGTCTATCAGGGTACCGTCCCAATCGAAGACGATCAGATCAAATTGCTTTCTTGCCATGTTTCCCGACGGCATAGCCGCCGGCTCCTTGAGAATGAATGATGGCGACTGACTACCTTGTGAGTAGTGTCGCGCGCACGCGGTAGATCGTTAAGTAACTCCCAATTATCGTGCGGCAACGGCCAATGGTTTGCCCAAGCTTACCAAGAAACGCTCGCATTCGGCAGCCAGCGGCGCGTTCAGGGTCATCGTCTTGCCCGTTTCAGGGTGTGTAAACGTGATCTGGTGCGCGTGCAGGAACATGCGCTTCAGGGCGCCGCGCGTGCTGTCGGCTTTCAACAGGGCACGGTTGAGGGCAAAGTCGCCATATTTATCGTCGCCGGCGATGGGGAAACCGGACGACGACAGGTGCACGCGGATCTGGTGCGTGCGTCCCGTCTTCAATTCCGCTTCCAGCAAGGCGAAGTTGTGATATTTATGCAACAGTGAAAACACCGTGTGCGACGCCAGGCCATCGGCCTGCACGGCCACCCGGCGCTCGCCTTCGGCCGTCGTATATTTATGCAGCGGCAACTTGATATGCTGGCGCGCATTCTTCCAGTCGCCGGCCACCAGCACCAGGTAGCGCTTGTCGGTAAGGCCGTCGCGCATCTGCTCGTGCAGGTTGGTCAGCGCCGTGCGTTTCTTTGCCAGCAACAGCAAGCCGGACGTGTCGCGGTCCAGGCGGTGCACCAGTTCCAGGAACTTGGCGTCGGGGCGCGAGGCGCGCAATTGCTCGATCACGCCGAACGATACGCCCGAGCCGCCATGCACGGCCACGCCGGCCGGCTTGTCGATGACGAGCAGCTGCGCATCTTC
This window of the Janthinobacterium agaricidamnosum genome carries:
- a CDS encoding HAD-IA family hydrolase, which gives rise to MARKQFDLIVFDWDGTLIDSTSTIVKCIQASAKDLGLPIPTELLASHVIGLGLQEAMQLVMPDVEPKYHARMAERYRYHYLSRDHELTLFPGVHEMLLELSQQAYFLAVATGKSRVGLNRSLNAVKLLSLFDATRCADETFSKPHPAMLQELTRELGQDMRRTVMIGDTSHDLLMASNAGAAGIAVEYGAHPVAQLQACHPLYSAATVADLHQWLSEHA
- a CDS encoding fumarylacetoacetate hydrolase family protein, with amino-acid sequence MKLATLNDGTRDGQLAVVSRDLKTAHLADGIASTLQKALDDWSFIAPQLDLLYQTINSGRGHRAFEFDPANCIAPLPRSSLRVAGASYLQQIERACKAAGTEVPANLREAPRLYQGASDDFLGAHDDIILAHEQWGIDYEAGIAAITDDVAMGSTPDQAHLNIKLLMLVNDITLRNLAPDEQASGYGFLQAKPAMACSPVAVTPDELGDAWRGGKVHYALRCSLNGKLTGQPHAGADMAFNYPQLLAHLCQTRNARAGSVVSAGGVANKEIKKGFSSIVERRNQEMIADGVASTPYLLFGDVVRLEMLGDDGKSLFGAIEQTVKQAEARKSR
- the flhB gene encoding flagellar biosynthesis protein FlhB, translated to MSEDSDAEKTEAASPKRLEQAREEGDVPRSREVATFTVLMASGCCLWFAGDAIVRRLTAVMVSGLTLDREQILNPDAMMLRIGYDVGSVLLTCLPYAAAIMLVALASPVLVGGWLFSSKAFTPNFGKLNPIRGLGNMFSKNALVELLKAIAKTLVVGVVAWMVMQHQKDAVLGLSVESLRAGSAHLISLLITAFLLIVGALGLIAAIDGPYQMWHYANKMKMSLQEVKQEAKESDGNPQIKAKIRQMQHEMSRRRMMADVPTADVVVTNPTHYAVALKYGENSRGAPQVVAKGIDEVAAKIRELAGEHKVAILEAPALARALYKHTDIGDEIPEALYGAVAEVLAYVFQLRSYGSGHGERPDKPKKLDVPPELDPLDPASQTKPAADAADKNKGSTP
- a CDS encoding pseudouridine synthase, whose translation is MSKLSLDRILQSQGFGTRKYCRSLIEDGDVVIDGVTQTSYRTTVETDGLVLHVFEEEWVYRAHLYLALNKPANFECSRKPSHHPGVLTLLPEQFTWREVQPVGRLDHDTTGMLLMSDDGPFIHAQSSPKRHVPKIYQATTQEPVTDELVALLLAGVQLHDEPAPLAALVCVKRGEHQLEIVLEQGKYHQVKRMLAAAGNHCSALHRSAIGSLTLESLGIAEGEWCYLTPEQIALLA
- a CDS encoding RluA family pseudouridine synthase — its product is MKSQNDVVPPSTPPVQPQAQFVTIAEEEAGQRIDNYLLRVCKGVPKSHIYRILRSGEVRVNKGRIDQLYRLAAGDVVRIPPVRVAEKAPTGAPAAEFKIIFEDAQLLVIDKPAGVAVHGGSGVSFGVIEQLRASRPDAKFLELVHRLDRDTSGLLLLAKKRTALTNLHEQMRDGLTDKRYLVLVAGDWKNARQHIKLPLHKYTTAEGERRVAVQADGLASHTVFSLLHKYHNFALLEAELKTGRTHQIRVHLSSSGFPIAGDDKYGDFALNRALLKADSTRGALKRMFLHAHQITFTHPETGKTMTLNAPLAAECERFLVSLGKPLAVAAR
- a CDS encoding Rieske (2Fe-2S) protein, with product MMTDVTEVLICAAGAVADGGKGVRFPVAAGGETTTGFVVRHGGKAYGYLNRCAHVPIELDWAEGEFFESSGLYLMCSTHGAIYVPESGLCAGGPCKGGRLRPIHVTERDGQLYWQPDEYVQPLPA
- a CDS encoding S49 family peptidase, which produces MSENTNDKLDSSAPAAGHGAPAGNWERDVLEKLVFATLQEQRAHRRWSIFFKVFGLLIVLFALWVFYDYNTADDSETLGRHTALIDISGAIESEGSGSAAVVIPALDKAFSDSGSVAVVLHINSPGGSPVQAGMIVDEMQRLRKGYPDKPLYVVVDEMCASGGYYIAAAADRIYVNKASVVGSIGVLMDGFGFTGVMEKVGVERRLLTAGENKGFMDPFSPLTEKHKAYAQGMLNEIHQQFIEVVRAGRGKRLKETADTFSGLYWTGAKAVEMGLADDFGTVDSVARDVVKAEDIVDYTQHEGLPERVLKKFGAAMGAGAMKAAVQQSQPALR
- the flhA gene encoding flagellar biosynthesis protein FlhA yields the protein MNGLTMPAWLSGLKGSASKGVAAPIIIIMLLAMMVLPLPAFILDIFFSFNIALSIIVLLTALYTVKPLDFMAFPTILLVSTMLRLSLNVASTRVVLTEGHTGADAAGKVIEAFGHFLIGGNYTVGIVVFIILTIINFTVVTKGAGRIAEVGARFALDAMPGKQMAIDADLNAGLIGEDEARRRRTEVAQEAEFYGAMDGASKYVRGDAIAGIMVTVINIVGGLLVGLLQHDMGFADALKNYTLLAIGDGLVAQIPSLIISTAAGIVVSRVASEQDIGTQLVGQLFAKPQVLYITAGIIGGMGLIPGMPNMVFILLASLLAGSAYLISKKRTQEKAAAEKPAEAPPATVAPEQEEASWQDIMPVDTLGLEVGYRLIPLVDKTQGGELLKRIKGIRKKFAQEVGFLAPPVHIRDNLELKPSAYRITLKGVEVGVGEAFNGQFLAINPGMASGTLPGLATSDPAFGLPATWIDASLRDQAQSMGYTVVDAGTVVATHLNHLITSHASELLGRAEVQSLLDHLGKDAPRLVEDLVPKMLSLSTLQKVLQNLLAEGVHIRDMRTIIETLAEHTVHTQDPNDLTALVRVSLGRAIVQQLFPGAAELSVMTLDSRLERLLMQAMGNGGDGAGIEPGLADTIAHQAGLAAQQQEALGLTPVLLVPAPLRALLSRFLRRALPQLKVLSHAEVPETKTIRVTSLVGAQ